A DNA window from Polyangium spumosum contains the following coding sequences:
- a CDS encoding DUF2330 domain-containing protein has protein sequence MKLSHALFLSIPLVTAIATHSDDAAACGGCFPPQDESTQVTGHRMIFSVSQTSTTLWDQIEYSGDPSSFAWILPIKGQVQVGLSSDAVFAVLSERTATNIFAPPLNCPPPPECWDSWGSGSSGAGGAAGGPDSGVDIITQEVVGPYDTVQLSSADPGALKTWLTTNGYNIDADIGPIIDAYVGEGFDFLALKLVPGQGVSSMRPVSITSAGAGVTLPLRMVAAGTGAFAPMTLWIFGEGRYETKNFASFEINPADIVWNWDANESNYATLKDDAFKAAENANWLNQYAQPTSPWDIRSRLEQLVNFLPDQSGYGDPQDGWVTAMDELNADLEKMFGGINESSLWLTRINAELARASLNKDLALGAATSQTPVSNFFQATKAIGTAPSCPSYPPCDPGTEDPGSTSGGSWWGNLGDGKPNGSSSSSCAVSNGTETTAALGLVGIALGLSVARRRKGRK, from the coding sequence ATGAAGCTTTCCCACGCCCTCTTCCTTTCGATCCCCCTCGTCACCGCGATCGCGACCCATTCGGACGACGCCGCTGCCTGCGGCGGCTGTTTTCCCCCGCAGGACGAGTCGACGCAGGTGACGGGTCACCGGATGATCTTCTCGGTCTCGCAGACCTCGACCACCCTCTGGGACCAGATCGAATACTCCGGCGATCCCTCCTCGTTCGCCTGGATCCTGCCCATCAAGGGCCAGGTCCAGGTCGGTTTGTCCTCGGACGCGGTCTTCGCGGTCCTCAGCGAGCGCACCGCGACGAACATCTTCGCGCCGCCCCTCAACTGCCCGCCGCCCCCCGAGTGCTGGGACAGCTGGGGCAGTGGCTCCTCGGGCGCCGGCGGCGCAGCCGGAGGGCCGGACAGCGGCGTCGACATCATCACGCAGGAGGTCGTCGGGCCTTACGACACCGTGCAGCTCTCGTCGGCGGATCCCGGCGCGCTGAAGACCTGGCTCACGACGAACGGCTACAACATCGACGCGGACATCGGGCCCATCATCGACGCCTACGTCGGCGAGGGCTTCGATTTCCTCGCGCTGAAGCTCGTCCCCGGCCAGGGCGTGAGCTCGATGCGCCCGGTCAGCATCACCTCGGCCGGCGCGGGCGTCACGCTGCCGCTGCGCATGGTCGCCGCGGGCACGGGCGCGTTCGCCCCGATGACGCTCTGGATCTTCGGCGAAGGTCGGTACGAGACGAAGAACTTCGCCTCGTTCGAGATCAACCCGGCCGACATCGTCTGGAACTGGGACGCGAACGAGTCGAACTACGCGACGCTGAAGGACGACGCGTTCAAGGCCGCGGAGAACGCGAACTGGCTCAACCAGTACGCGCAGCCGACGTCGCCGTGGGACATTCGGAGCCGGCTGGAGCAGCTCGTGAACTTCCTGCCGGATCAGAGCGGCTACGGCGATCCGCAGGACGGCTGGGTGACGGCGATGGACGAGCTCAACGCCGACCTCGAGAAGATGTTCGGCGGGATCAACGAGAGCTCGCTCTGGCTCACGCGCATCAACGCCGAGCTCGCGCGGGCGTCGCTGAACAAGGACCTCGCGCTCGGCGCGGCGACGTCGCAAACGCCGGTCTCGAACTTCTTCCAGGCCACGAAGGCGATCGGCACGGCGCCCTCGTGCCCCTCGTACCCGCCCTGCGATCCGGGCACGGAGGACCCCGGCTCGACGAGCGGCGGCTCCTGGTGGGGCAACCTGGGCGACGGCAAGCCAAACGGCAGCTCGAGCTCGAGCTGCGCCGTGTCGAACGGGACGGAGACGACCGCCGCGCTCGGGCTCGTCGGCATCGCGCTCGGTTTGTCCGTGGCGCGCCGCCGAAAGGGCCGCAAGTAA
- a CDS encoding SDR family NAD(P)-dependent oxidoreductase → MLVLTGCASGIGAHMTGVFARRGDAVVATDVDLAALERRAAEGAWGANVRRVKLDVREEADWEAALDLAEREGGGPDVVMNIAGVLKPGWVTDLTAADVDFHLDVNVKGTVLGTRAAAARMIRRGRGGHIVNIGSLASLAPVPGLSLYAASKFAVRGFSLAAAMELARHEIAVSLVMPDAVQTPMLDLQVDHDEAAMTFSGPRPLTVEDVERALVDEVLPKRPLEITLPLGRGVLARAANTAPAASRWLEPILMKKGRKAQERIKRGR, encoded by the coding sequence GTGCTGGTCTTGACAGGCTGCGCGAGTGGAATCGGCGCGCACATGACGGGCGTCTTCGCGCGCCGCGGCGACGCCGTCGTGGCGACGGACGTGGACCTCGCCGCGCTGGAGAGGCGCGCGGCGGAGGGCGCGTGGGGGGCGAACGTTCGTCGCGTAAAACTCGACGTGCGCGAGGAGGCGGACTGGGAGGCGGCGCTCGATCTCGCCGAGCGCGAGGGTGGCGGGCCCGACGTCGTGATGAACATCGCGGGCGTGCTGAAGCCCGGCTGGGTCACGGATCTGACGGCCGCGGACGTCGATTTCCACCTCGACGTGAACGTGAAAGGCACGGTGCTCGGCACGCGCGCCGCCGCGGCGCGGATGATCCGGCGAGGGCGGGGCGGGCACATCGTCAACATCGGCTCGCTCGCGTCGCTCGCGCCCGTCCCGGGGCTCTCGCTTTATGCGGCGTCGAAATTCGCGGTCCGGGGCTTCTCGCTCGCCGCCGCGATGGAGCTCGCCCGGCACGAGATCGCCGTGTCGCTGGTCATGCCCGACGCCGTGCAGACGCCCATGCTCGATTTGCAGGTCGACCACGACGAGGCCGCGATGACCTTCTCCGGCCCGCGCCCGCTCACCGTCGAGGACGTCGAGCGCGCCCTCGTGGACGAGGTTTTGCCGAAGCGCCCGCTCGAGATCACGTTGCCGCTCGGCCGAGGGGTCCTGGCGCGCGCGGCGAACACGGCGCCGGCGGCCTCGCGCTGGCTCGAGCCGATCCTCATGAAGAAGGGTCGAAAGGCGCAGGAGCGAATCAAGCGGGGGCGCTAG
- a CDS encoding oxygenase MpaB family protein encodes MFPTRYQNLEEARARFGDRVDRLAPFLLRGDPLADAVIEEMEGAPPSRGFSLFDKALRNPDAPGLDLPPAMRALLAWSSHVPAWVDWDAIRRGGDLLLRSGPLGGAVLGTYSLVLGYASPGGNKPLVFSGQLVERAPRRLGETSRFVQATAQPGGLSRAGEAFAITLKVRLMHAKVRRMLARSPRWDTAAWGLPVNQHDMAGTSLLFSLVFLEGMRAFGLDIDPDEAACFMHLWRYSGHLIGVDPELLPTCEFDAWNLGNLIRATEGRPDDDSRALTRALFESPLQQAKTAEERRLGALRRSLGLGFARGLLGDALADELGIERTPFVAGFHALRAVTRVAEKARKRSPAAHERAIRSGARYWDMVVQEGLGGAPAHFAPPERLSRAA; translated from the coding sequence ATGTTCCCCACGCGATACCAGAACCTCGAGGAAGCTCGCGCGCGCTTCGGCGACCGCGTGGACCGTCTTGCGCCGTTCTTGCTCCGCGGCGATCCGCTGGCCGACGCGGTCATCGAGGAGATGGAAGGCGCGCCGCCGAGCCGAGGTTTTTCCCTCTTCGACAAGGCCCTCCGGAACCCCGACGCGCCCGGGCTCGACCTGCCCCCCGCGATGCGCGCCTTGCTCGCGTGGTCCTCCCACGTGCCCGCCTGGGTCGACTGGGACGCGATCCGGCGCGGCGGCGACCTGCTCCTGCGCTCCGGGCCCCTCGGGGGCGCGGTGCTCGGCACCTACTCGCTCGTGCTCGGGTACGCCTCGCCCGGGGGCAACAAGCCGCTCGTCTTCTCGGGTCAGCTCGTCGAGCGCGCCCCGCGACGCCTCGGCGAGACCTCGCGCTTCGTGCAGGCGACGGCGCAGCCCGGCGGGCTCTCACGCGCGGGCGAGGCCTTCGCGATCACCCTGAAGGTGCGCCTGATGCACGCCAAGGTCCGGCGCATGCTCGCGCGATCCCCGAGATGGGACACGGCGGCGTGGGGGCTGCCCGTGAACCAGCACGACATGGCGGGCACGTCGCTGCTCTTCTCGCTGGTCTTCCTCGAGGGGATGCGCGCGTTCGGGCTCGACATCGATCCCGACGAGGCCGCGTGCTTCATGCACCTCTGGCGGTACTCGGGGCACCTCATCGGCGTGGATCCCGAGCTCCTGCCGACGTGCGAGTTCGACGCGTGGAACCTCGGCAACCTCATCCGGGCCACGGAAGGCCGGCCGGACGACGACTCCCGCGCGCTCACGCGTGCCCTCTTCGAGTCGCCCCTCCAGCAAGCGAAGACCGCCGAGGAGAGGCGGCTCGGCGCGCTCCGGCGGAGCCTCGGCCTCGGCTTCGCGCGTGGGCTGCTCGGCGACGCGCTCGCCGACGAGCTCGGCATCGAGCGCACCCCGTTCGTCGCGGGCTTCCACGCGCTCCGCGCCGTCACGCGTGTGGCCGAGAAGGCGCGCAAGCGCTCGCCGGCGGCGCACGAGCGGGCGATCCGCTCGGGGGCGCGTTACTGGGACATGGTGGTGCAGGAGGGGCTCGGGGGCGCCCCGGCGCATTTCGCGCCGCCGGAGCGCCTCTCGCGGGCGGCTTGA
- a CDS encoding protein kinase domain-containing protein — protein MTEPAPRDPAAPEGAPAPGTVLAGKYVVESVLGQGGMGIVLQARHQRTEQAVAIKLLRPEARVLPDVTARFEREARAASRIQGPHVVRVYDVDNLPDGSPMMVMELLQGWDLGQELAIRGPLPYPEAVGHVLSACEALAQAHRMGVVHRDIKPGNLFLCQEGQRRVVKVLDFGISKVLDNRDNAAHTATTAAFGTPQYMSPEQVRSAKNVDGRADVWSLGVVLYELLTGRGPFDQPSATAVLAAIIADEPTHLRELRPDLPQKLADVVMKSLAKRADERWPDVDTFMAALVPFGPAGAAPQTLLNAKPKVVTPREPMSTRRLVFVSAGIAAVLVGGLLVVLASQTKKPAEPIGETAATTATAPVMAMTAPATATAPAPAPAPATAAAPATAAAAATAPVAAGPAPKKEPASVAPPVTATATAAPPPKPKPPPTPVEDPTHL, from the coding sequence GTGACCGAGCCCGCTCCCCGGGATCCGGCCGCACCCGAGGGCGCGCCTGCGCCGGGAACGGTGCTCGCCGGCAAGTACGTCGTCGAGTCCGTCCTCGGTCAAGGCGGCATGGGGATCGTCCTGCAGGCGCGGCACCAGCGCACCGAGCAGGCCGTGGCCATCAAGCTCCTGCGCCCCGAGGCGCGTGTGCTCCCCGACGTGACGGCGCGGTTCGAACGCGAGGCGCGCGCGGCGTCCCGGATCCAGGGGCCCCACGTGGTGCGGGTCTACGACGTGGACAACCTGCCCGACGGCAGCCCCATGATGGTGATGGAGCTGCTCCAGGGCTGGGATCTCGGCCAGGAGCTCGCGATCCGCGGCCCGTTGCCGTACCCGGAGGCCGTGGGGCACGTGCTCTCGGCGTGCGAGGCGCTCGCGCAGGCGCACCGCATGGGCGTCGTGCACCGCGACATCAAGCCGGGCAATCTGTTTCTTTGCCAGGAGGGGCAGCGGCGCGTCGTCAAGGTGCTCGATTTCGGCATTTCGAAGGTCCTCGACAACCGCGACAATGCCGCGCACACGGCCACGACGGCCGCCTTCGGCACGCCGCAATACATGTCCCCGGAGCAGGTGCGCTCGGCGAAGAACGTCGACGGGCGGGCCGACGTCTGGTCGCTCGGGGTGGTGCTCTACGAGCTGCTCACGGGCCGCGGGCCCTTCGATCAGCCGAGCGCGACGGCGGTGCTCGCGGCGATCATCGCGGACGAGCCCACGCACCTGCGCGAGCTCCGGCCGGATCTGCCGCAGAAGCTCGCGGACGTGGTCATGAAATCGCTCGCCAAACGCGCGGACGAGCGGTGGCCCGACGTCGATACCTTCATGGCCGCGCTCGTGCCCTTCGGCCCGGCGGGCGCCGCGCCGCAGACGTTGCTCAACGCAAAGCCGAAGGTCGTCACGCCACGCGAGCCGATGTCGACCCGGCGATTGGTGTTTGTCTCGGCGGGTATCGCGGCCGTGCTGGTGGGCGGGCTCCTCGTGGTGCTGGCGTCGCAAACGAAGAAGCCGGCGGAGCCGATCGGGGAGACGGCGGCCACGACGGCGACGGCGCCTGTGATGGCAATGACGGCGCCTGCGACGGCTACTGCGCCTGCGCCTGCGCCTGCGCCTGCGACCGCTGCCGCGCCGGCCACGGCTGCCGCTGCCGCGACCGCGCCCGTCGCCGCGGGACCGGCTCCGAAAAAGGAGCCGGCGTCCGTCGCGCCGCCGGTCACCGCGACGGCGACCGCCGCCCCGCCGCCCAAGCCCAAGCCGCCCCCGACCCCGGTCGAGGATCCGACCCATCTCTAG
- a CDS encoding PA2169 family four-helix-bundle protein, which yields MDNREVCDKLNKLIKLDVDAVNAYKQAIDACTMEEIRSTLVQFQDDHQRHIRDLSQQVRLFGGEPEVETSWAGFLIEGFTAITSQGDHSALVAMRGNEELTNRTYEAALNTQELPVDVRSLLERNFSDEQRHLSWIKDQLDARVWERKAA from the coding sequence ATGGATAACCGCGAAGTGTGCGACAAGCTGAACAAACTCATCAAGCTCGACGTGGACGCGGTGAATGCTTACAAGCAGGCGATCGACGCCTGCACGATGGAAGAGATCCGGAGCACGCTGGTCCAGTTCCAGGACGATCATCAGCGGCACATCCGGGATCTCTCGCAGCAGGTGCGGCTCTTCGGCGGCGAGCCGGAGGTGGAGACGTCCTGGGCCGGGTTCCTGATCGAGGGCTTCACGGCCATCACGTCGCAGGGCGACCACAGCGCGCTCGTCGCGATGCGGGGTAACGAGGAGCTGACGAACCGCACGTACGAGGCGGCGCTGAACACCCAGGAGCTGCCGGTGGACGTGCGCTCGCTCCTCGAGAGGAACTTCTCCGACGAGCAACGCCACCTGTCGTGGATCAAGGATCAGCTCGACGCGCGCGTCTGGGAGAGGAAGGCGGCTTAG
- a CDS encoding radical SAM protein, translating into MEPERQVEIQLGHMCNNRCVFCVSGQETALGRARPLPLAPILEQIRAARAAGYQKITLLGGEPTLQPAFLDVVRESVALGFEEIVIFTNGVKTARAAFVDEILQTGGNFTFRFSIQGATEEAHERTTRKDGSFARIVQSMHHVRARGQRLTVNMCVVQSNYESVDAFPALLLPLGASQLHLDMVRPLDAGVRTEEELAAMIPRYRSLVGPLERMVQGFPEDFDVNIGNLPYCLAPHLARVIHHDGEKTMTIAVDGEKTLSKPWDKYLVKRRDKSKPTSCGACVFDGRCNGVFEKYREMYGDEEFVAVTPERLAEVDPGRRLFSVHARALVARAFAGFVPPKPFSRVTLTELGERAVEVRLEGDESLAITLRPRAEGEGIAGAGWFSVHVAAAPADREVFRGGILALGERLSRHVTFVHPIAEDAAATLSRSIAARLSLLRRRAPFGALAWRDVRVEQEGRRVELAFEAPSGERAWVWLGETNGKPVGGYRVGDGEPSAEVIEGLRAVLAALSPGGIGARTTQASRA; encoded by the coding sequence ATGGAGCCGGAGCGTCAGGTCGAGATCCAGCTCGGCCACATGTGCAACAACCGATGCGTCTTCTGCGTCAGCGGCCAGGAGACGGCGCTCGGCCGCGCGCGGCCGCTCCCGCTCGCGCCGATCCTCGAGCAGATCCGGGCCGCGCGCGCGGCCGGGTACCAGAAGATCACGCTGCTCGGCGGCGAGCCCACGCTGCAGCCCGCCTTCCTCGACGTGGTGCGCGAGAGCGTCGCCCTCGGCTTCGAGGAGATCGTGATCTTCACGAACGGCGTGAAGACGGCCCGCGCCGCGTTCGTGGACGAGATCCTGCAAACTGGGGGAAATTTCACGTTTCGCTTCTCGATCCAGGGCGCGACCGAGGAGGCTCACGAGCGCACGACGCGCAAGGATGGATCGTTCGCCCGCATCGTGCAGTCGATGCATCACGTGCGGGCGCGCGGGCAGCGGCTCACCGTGAACATGTGTGTCGTCCAGTCGAACTACGAATCGGTGGACGCGTTCCCGGCGCTGCTCCTGCCGCTCGGCGCCTCGCAGCTCCACCTCGACATGGTGCGCCCGCTCGACGCGGGCGTGCGCACGGAGGAGGAGCTCGCGGCCATGATCCCGCGCTACCGGAGCCTCGTCGGCCCCCTCGAGCGAATGGTGCAGGGGTTTCCGGAGGATTTCGACGTGAACATCGGGAACCTCCCGTATTGTCTCGCCCCGCACCTCGCGCGCGTCATCCACCACGACGGCGAAAAGACGATGACCATCGCCGTCGACGGGGAGAAGACGCTCAGCAAGCCCTGGGACAAGTACCTCGTCAAGCGGCGGGACAAATCGAAGCCCACGAGCTGCGGGGCTTGCGTCTTCGACGGGCGTTGTAATGGCGTGTTCGAGAAGTATCGGGAAATGTACGGCGACGAGGAGTTCGTCGCCGTGACGCCCGAGCGCCTCGCCGAGGTCGATCCCGGCCGGCGGCTCTTCTCGGTGCACGCGCGGGCCCTCGTGGCGCGGGCGTTCGCCGGGTTCGTCCCGCCAAAGCCATTTTCGCGCGTCACCCTCACGGAGCTCGGCGAGCGGGCGGTCGAGGTGCGGCTCGAAGGGGACGAGAGCCTCGCGATCACGCTGCGCCCGCGGGCCGAAGGGGAGGGGATCGCCGGGGCGGGCTGGTTCTCCGTGCACGTCGCGGCCGCGCCCGCGGATCGAGAGGTGTTTCGCGGCGGGATCCTCGCCCTCGGCGAGAGGTTGTCCCGGCACGTGACGTTCGTGCACCCGATCGCGGAGGACGCGGCGGCGACGCTCTCGCGATCGATCGCGGCCCGTCTCTCGCTCCTGCGGCGGCGCGCGCCGTTCGGCGCCCTCGCGTGGAGGGACGTGCGCGTCGAGCAGGAGGGGCGGCGCGTCGAGCTCGCCTTCGAAGCGCCATCGGGGGAGCGGGCGTGGGTTTGGCTCGGTGAAACAAACGGAAAACCCGTGGGCGGGTATCGCGTGGGGGACGGCGAGCCCTCGGCCGAGGTCATCGAGGGGCTCAGGGCCGTGCTCGCGGCGCTCTCGCCGGGCGGGATCGGCGCGCGGACCACGCAGGCCTCGCGGGCTTGA
- a CDS encoding ferritin-like domain-containing protein, with protein sequence MKEPTDMGMNRTGIGTSPFDSKELIDGAASSVPSSEGDASGIASLRISYTTESGNVGTMPPPSSVKGAVKSVLEGITARNPAVFLDKLAERLQFERTGTRMYESVLAKFDALGSFDGGPSRDTLLEFHGEELKHFHVLRSALESMGADPTALTPSADIAAVEASGLLQVLNDPRTTLPQALHAILVAELADSEGWDMLIELATNLGHEAMADDFRDAMRAEEKHLAHVRQWVANHAIQDAEGKLEQAA encoded by the coding sequence ATGAAAGAGCCGACCGACATGGGGATGAACCGGACGGGGATCGGGACGAGCCCCTTCGATTCGAAGGAGCTCATCGACGGCGCCGCGTCCTCGGTGCCGAGCTCGGAGGGCGACGCGTCGGGGATCGCGAGCCTGCGGATCTCGTACACCACGGAGTCGGGCAACGTGGGGACGATGCCGCCGCCGTCGAGCGTGAAGGGCGCGGTGAAATCGGTGCTCGAGGGCATCACCGCCAGGAACCCGGCCGTTTTCCTGGACAAGCTCGCCGAGCGCCTGCAATTCGAGCGGACGGGGACGCGCATGTACGAGAGCGTGCTCGCCAAGTTCGACGCGCTCGGCAGCTTCGACGGCGGGCCCTCGCGCGATACGCTGCTCGAGTTCCACGGCGAGGAGCTCAAGCATTTCCACGTGCTCCGCAGCGCGCTCGAGAGCATGGGCGCCGACCCGACGGCGCTCACGCCCTCGGCGGACATCGCCGCGGTCGAGGCGTCGGGCCTCCTGCAGGTCCTGAACGATCCCCGCACGACGCTGCCGCAAGCGCTCCACGCGATCCTCGTCGCGGAGCTCGCCGACAGCGAGGGCTGGGACATGCTGATCGAGCTCGCGACGAACCTGGGGCACGAGGCGATGGCGGACGATTTCCGCGACGCCATGCGCGCCGAGGAGAAGCACCTCGCGCACGTGCGGCAATGGGTCGCGAATCACGCGATCCAGGACGCGGAAGGGAAGCTCGAGCAGGCGGCCTGA
- a CDS encoding GNAT family N-acetyltransferase, translating into MQELELRQKPTSAGADEPVRAAISTQRFTGAASLALVGGAWDTLDGLQETPMQERLWTESWLSASGTSDRLRVLWANAPCELPAIAAFVHHGGLSPSLMPAGAVELGEPVDLSRGGPAALGALCRALAREPHPIHLPRIVASSPTIAALRAAYRRRGVVRIAPAKPYPFVPLDASWVEPERHLSSRRRQDLRRAERHAARMGQMSYSFLAPSAEEAEAVLDEAFRVEAAGWKGRERTALSCDPVVGAFFRTYALGAARRGILRVALLRVGGRAAAMQLAVAQAGRYWLLKIGYDEAFAPASPGILLLRESLRYAAEQGHASYEFLGGVAPWIKPWTSEERATVSLSAYPMSLAGASALSGRAAASVIRKLRSRFS; encoded by the coding sequence ATGCAAGAGCTCGAGCTACGGCAGAAGCCCACTAGCGCGGGCGCGGACGAACCCGTCCGCGCGGCGATCTCCACGCAACGCTTCACGGGGGCCGCGTCGCTCGCGCTCGTCGGAGGCGCCTGGGACACGCTCGACGGGCTGCAGGAGACGCCCATGCAAGAGCGGCTCTGGACGGAGAGCTGGCTCTCGGCGAGCGGCACGTCCGATCGATTGCGTGTCCTCTGGGCGAACGCGCCCTGCGAGCTGCCCGCGATTGCCGCGTTCGTCCATCACGGCGGGCTCTCGCCTTCGCTGATGCCCGCCGGGGCCGTCGAGCTCGGCGAGCCCGTCGATCTGTCCCGCGGCGGGCCCGCGGCGCTCGGGGCGCTTTGCCGGGCGCTCGCCCGCGAGCCTCACCCGATCCACCTGCCGCGTATCGTCGCGAGCTCGCCGACGATCGCGGCCCTGCGCGCGGCCTACCGTCGCCGCGGCGTCGTCCGTATCGCTCCCGCGAAGCCGTATCCGTTCGTCCCGCTCGACGCCTCCTGGGTCGAGCCCGAGCGGCACCTCTCGTCGCGGAGGCGCCAGGATCTGCGGCGCGCGGAGCGGCACGCCGCGCGGATGGGCCAAATGTCGTATTCGTTCCTCGCGCCTTCGGCGGAGGAGGCGGAGGCCGTCCTCGACGAGGCGTTCCGCGTGGAGGCCGCCGGCTGGAAGGGCCGCGAGCGCACCGCGTTGTCGTGTGACCCGGTCGTCGGCGCGTTTTTCAGGACATACGCGCTCGGCGCCGCGCGCCGCGGGATCCTGCGGGTCGCGCTGCTCCGCGTGGGCGGGCGGGCGGCGGCGATGCAGCTCGCGGTCGCGCAGGCCGGGCGGTACTGGCTGCTCAAGATCGGTTATGACGAGGCGTTCGCGCCCGCCTCGCCGGGCATCTTGCTCCTCCGGGAGAGCCTACGTTACGCGGCCGAGCAGGGCCACGCGTCGTACGAGTTCCTCGGCGGCGTCGCGCCCTGGATCAAGCCGTGGACGAGCGAGGAGCGCGCCACGGTTTCGCTCAGCGCGTATCCGATGAGCCTCGCCGGCGCCTCCGCGTTGTCGGGCCGGGCCGCGGCGAGCGTGATTCGTAAATTGAGGAGCCGCTTTTCATGA
- a CDS encoding PEGA domain-containing protein — MSRNRLRAGLSHALLVALSTTFTFVASADAPPNPAAQAPTTTPDPAVVARAKERKAEGDKAMDRLRPLDALAAYSEAYTLNPEPALLYNMGRALEALDRLPEAIEKLTAFRAEAPAELLARVPGLNDRITSLEKRISRLTVKVNVEGARILVRDAVAGMSPLDKPLALKAGPAEVVVEAEGFFPYRTRVDLPGGGAYVLDAQLQSKAKVGKLIVTAPHTGVKVLVDGTNAGQAPLETLVAAGTHKIQARHPEFKPYETSVIVNAGGERTVALVLERPPPIYARWWFWTTIGVVVAGGAAGGAAYALTTERDPDRGDIQPGQLSPAHLVMTPPIPF; from the coding sequence ATGAGCCGAAATCGCCTCCGCGCTGGCCTCTCCCACGCCCTCCTCGTCGCGCTCTCGACGACGTTCACCTTCGTCGCCTCGGCCGACGCGCCGCCAAACCCGGCCGCGCAGGCGCCCACGACGACGCCCGATCCCGCGGTCGTGGCGCGCGCCAAGGAGCGCAAGGCCGAGGGCGACAAGGCGATGGACAGGCTCCGCCCCCTCGACGCGCTCGCGGCTTATTCCGAGGCGTACACGCTGAACCCGGAGCCGGCGCTGCTCTACAACATGGGCCGGGCCCTCGAGGCCCTCGACCGGTTGCCCGAGGCCATCGAAAAACTGACGGCGTTCCGCGCAGAGGCGCCCGCCGAGCTGCTCGCCCGGGTCCCGGGGCTGAATGATCGAATCACGAGCCTCGAGAAGCGTATCTCGCGGCTCACCGTGAAGGTGAACGTCGAGGGCGCGCGTATCCTCGTGCGCGACGCCGTCGCCGGAATGTCGCCTCTCGACAAACCACTCGCGCTCAAGGCCGGGCCGGCCGAGGTGGTCGTCGAGGCGGAGGGGTTTTTCCCGTATCGGACCCGCGTCGATCTGCCCGGCGGCGGCGCCTACGTGCTCGACGCCCAGCTCCAGAGCAAGGCCAAGGTCGGCAAGCTCATCGTGACCGCGCCGCATACGGGAGTAAAGGTCCTCGTCGACGGGACGAACGCGGGGCAGGCGCCGCTCGAGACGCTCGTCGCCGCGGGGACGCACAAGATCCAGGCGCGGCACCCGGAGTTCAAGCCGTACGAGACCAGCGTCATCGTGAACGCCGGCGGCGAACGTACGGTCGCGCTCGTCCTCGAGCGCCCGCCGCCCATTTACGCGCGGTGGTGGTTCTGGACGACGATCGGCGTGGTCGTCGCGGGCGGGGCGGCCGGAGGCGCCGCGTATGCCCTCACGACCGAGCGGGATCCGGACCGGGGGGACATCCAGCCAGGCCAGCTCTCGCCGGCCCACCTCGTGATGACGCCCCCGATCCCGTTCTGA